ATCCACTATAAAAGAAAACCATAGATTGATCAGGAATTGCCGGAAAGAGGAGGGTGCATAGCATGGGATTGTTTTCTATATTTTTCGGCGAAGGTACGATGATTAAAGGAATAGACCACGTAGCTATCATAGTAAGCAACATGGATAAATCAATAGAGTTTTATGGAAAGGTACTTGAGCTAAAGCTACACCATGACGGACGGGCGGAGGGTGGAAGTAAAAAATCGTTTCTGGGTACTAAATCAAGGACTTTAATAGCCCTGCTCGAGGATCAAGACCGGGGCAAGGAAGCGCCCGGGTTGGTACAGGCTGTTGCCCATGTGGCCTTCCGGGTCGACGATGTGGAAAGGGCGAGGGAGGTTCTTAAGGAGAAGGGAGTGGAATTCACCGAAGAAAAATCGGATGACGGGGGAAAGAAAAAGTCCTATCATTTTCTTGACCCGGATGGGCTGGAGTTGGAGATATATGGCGAAGTCGGACAAAAGGCGGTGTATTAATGTAATCCTAATTCGGCGGGGCTAGCGCTTTTTATTACTGTAGAGACGACTCGATGGGTCGTCTTCCCCAGGGTTGATTTTGGTGTAAAAACCAAGATGTGATCAAGCAGGCACTGTCTTGTTGAGTCACAACCAACGCAGGAATGCTTCTCACTTTTTTGTCAGAATGACAATTCTAGAAGGCTCATATTGTTGCAACCCTTAAACCTCAAAATTTGACAATCGGCCGGAAATTAGGCAAAAATTAAACTGTTTTTAATTTGGGAGGCATAATCATGCAGGCAGTTATAAGAACCGGAGGAAAGCAGTATAGAGTAAAACCGGGCGATGTGATCAATGTGGAAAAAATCAGCGGAAACCGGGGGGACACCGTTGAATTCAGCGAAGTGCTCATGGTTTCTGATGATGAGGGTGCAGTCAAGATGGGCTCTCCATTGGTCGATAATGCAGCGGTTAAGGGCAGAATTGTCCGTGATGAGAAGGGTAAAAAGGTAATTGTGTTCAAGTTTAAGCGGAGAAAAGGGTACAGAAGAAAGAAAGGACATCGTCAAGTTTATACTCGCATCGAGATAACCGACATTGTAAGCTAGGAGGGCAACATGGCTCACAAGAAAGGCGGAGGAAGCACTAGTAACGGAAGAGATAGTATCGGCAGAAGGTTGGGTGTGAAGAAATTTGGGGGGGAAACCGTAAAATCGGGCAATATACTGGTCAGGCAGAGAGGAACTAAATATCATCCGGGCAGAAATGTAGGCTTAGGAAGGGATTTTACATTGTTTGCGCTGGTTGACGGTACCGTCAAGTTTGAAAGGCTTGGCAAGGATAGAACCAGAGTCACGGTTGAGCCCGGCTCGTCCGGCTAAGATTTATTTTAATCATATTTGCCGAATCAATTATTTTTCTGTCGTTTTTATCTTTTGCTTGATAAAACCCTTACGCGGCTTATTAAAGGTTAAACCTTCCTCAATACTACTAAGGAGTTAACTGTTCTTCTCGAATTTGATGCTCTCAGATTTTTTGGAAACCTGTTCTTTTTTCTTTACTACTCAGATTTTACTTAGTATTATGAATAGGCCTGAATTCTCTCTTAGTTCAATGTGGATGCTAAAGAGAATCGTTTTGTTCGACGGACCTGTGCCGGATATTCTAATCGCTTTTTCAAACCGATAAGGGAGGCACTGAAGCATGGATTGGAACAGGGCAAGGGATTTTGGAGCCAAGGGCGGGATAATTTTAATCCTGGTTGTAGCCTTTATTTCCGCCTGCGTTTCAATCCTCAGCTCTTTTTTGTATTCCTCTCAGTTTCAAGACTATCAAGCCAGAGAAATCGAAAAGCTCTTTGACCAGGGAAGGGAATTTTCCCAGGTGGCAAAGGATATACTCAATGTCAGGTCGGATGTGGCCTACTTAAAGCTCCTGGATGAGAACGGAATCCTCAAAGAGAGCTTCGGTGGTGAAAGTGGGAAGGGGGTGAAGGAATTCGAGCTCCGCACCACCGCTGGGAACACGGTGATGCTGGGGCTTCGGGAGTCCGCGGATAAAAACGTAATCTTCTACTCTGCCCTCTGGAGCTTGCTCATAGGCGGAGCGCTTGCCGGAATTTGTTTTTTCCTTCTGGCCTTTCTTTCTTCGGACCAGAGCGTTTATCTGGAGAGACTGATTGCCGCCATGAAACGGGTCTCTCGCGGTGATTTTTCCACTAAGCTCGATGTCGATGAGTCCATGCTCGGCGATGTTACTATGACCAGGTTGTTCGAGGGCTTTAACCAGATGGTTGACTATCTGAAAAAGAAGGAAGACTCGATTAAAGAGGCCAGGGAGGCTCCGGTATTCCAGCCAACCGTGGTCGTTTCCGAGAGTCGGGAGAAAACAAAGCTCAGAAGGGTGGTTGCCTTAGTGGCGAAGATATCGGACTTTAAAAACCTCTCCAGCAAGCTGGACTCGGCAGAGTTTACCTCTTTTCTGACCGATTACCGAAGAACTGCCTCTACCATAATATCTGATTACGGTGGTGTAGTAGAAGCGCTACTCCAGGATGAAATCGTCGCTCTCTTCAACGTGCCCGATGAGCAGGAGAGGCCGGAGTTGAGGGCAATATGCGCGGCGGTAGAAGTGCTGCAACTACTTGCTGGTATG
This genomic interval from Thermodesulfobacteriota bacterium contains the following:
- a CDS encoding VOC family protein → MGLFSIFFGEGTMIKGIDHVAIIVSNMDKSIEFYGKVLELKLHHDGRAEGGSKKSFLGTKSRTLIALLEDQDRGKEAPGLVQAVAHVAFRVDDVERAREVLKEKGVEFTEEKSDDGGKKKSYHFLDPDGLELEIYGEVGQKAVY
- the rplU gene encoding 50S ribosomal protein L21, whose translation is MQAVIRTGGKQYRVKPGDVINVEKISGNRGDTVEFSEVLMVSDDEGAVKMGSPLVDNAAVKGRIVRDEKGKKVIVFKFKRRKGYRRKKGHRQVYTRIEITDIVS
- the rpmA gene encoding 50S ribosomal protein L27 encodes the protein MAHKKGGGSTSNGRDSIGRRLGVKKFGGETVKSGNILVRQRGTKYHPGRNVGLGRDFTLFALVDGTVKFERLGKDRTRVTVEPGSSG